In the genome of Balneola sp., one region contains:
- a CDS encoding 50S ribosomal protein L20, translated as MPRSLNLVASRRRRKKILNQAKGYWGKRKNVYTIAKNAVERGLQYQYRDRKNRKRVFRRLWIVRINAAARLNGTTYSKLMHAMSQKNMEINRKVLADLAVHDAETFAAIVKEARA; from the coding sequence ATGCCACGATCACTAAATTTGGTGGCTTCCCGTCGCCGTCGCAAGAAGATTTTAAATCAAGCGAAAGGTTACTGGGGCAAGCGAAAAAATGTTTACACGATTGCGAAGAATGCGGTAGAAAGAGGTCTTCAGTACCAATACCGTGATAGAAAGAATCGCAAGCGTGTTTTCCGAAGATTATGGATTGTTAGAATCAACGCCGCAGCTAGACTAAACGGAACTACCTATTCAAAGCTTATGCATGCCATGAGCCAGAAGAATATGGAAATCAACCGTAAGGTCTTGGCAGATTTAGCAGTTCATGACGCGGAAACGTTTGCTGCCATTGTAAAGGAAGCCCGCGCGTAA
- a CDS encoding 50S ribosomal protein L35, giving the protein MPKMKSNSGAKKRFKVTGSGKIKRKKAFKRHILTKKSSKTKRKLGQSTLVAEADVARVKEMIPNKF; this is encoded by the coding sequence ATGCCTAAAATGAAAAGTAATAGTGGGGCTAAAAAACGTTTTAAGGTTACCGGTTCTGGTAAAATTAAACGTAAGAAAGCTTTTAAGCGTCACATTCTTACTAAAAAGAGCAGTAAAACCAAAAGAAAGTTGGGGCAATCCACTCTCGTAGCTGAAGCTGATGTTGCAAGAGTTAAGGAAATGATCCCAAATAAATTTTAA